In Maridesulfovibrio sp., the following proteins share a genomic window:
- a CDS encoding ABC transporter substrate-binding protein — MTNCLILLSSPVFAERTVTDQLGRTVAVPDKIDRAVILQHQTLDILIQLGVTDKVVGILEKWDKYLPGAAKCIKNINKMPTPGGLNTVNMEALLALNPDIVFVTHYAPKDMISQITDAGIPVVAISLYAAGYEQTSKLNPELKDADKAYNEGLKESIEIIADVFGKREQGQKLINVIKANQDILKAHLGIIPEAERVRCYMARSNLKTYGRGKYTSVIMERAGGVNVAAAEIVGYKEVSMEDVLRWNPEVIFIQWRHREAKDQLVNDHAWKEVRAVKNNKVYICPEYVKPWGHCLPESMALGELWMAKTLYPEKFKDVDLDSMVQSYYKEFYGIPYK; from the coding sequence ATGACGAACTGTCTGATTCTGCTTTCTTCTCCCGTGTTTGCTGAGAGGACTGTCACAGATCAGCTCGGTAGAACTGTAGCTGTACCGGATAAGATTGACCGAGCTGTAATTCTGCAACATCAGACTCTTGATATTTTAATCCAGCTTGGTGTCACAGACAAGGTTGTCGGTATTTTAGAGAAGTGGGATAAATATCTTCCGGGTGCGGCTAAATGTATTAAAAATATCAATAAGATGCCTACTCCGGGCGGGCTTAATACTGTAAATATGGAAGCCTTGCTGGCTCTCAATCCTGATATTGTTTTCGTCACGCATTACGCTCCGAAAGATATGATCTCCCAGATCACCGATGCGGGAATTCCTGTTGTGGCTATCAGTCTTTATGCTGCCGGATACGAGCAGACTTCAAAGCTCAATCCTGAACTTAAAGATGCGGATAAAGCTTATAATGAAGGCTTGAAAGAGAGTATCGAAATTATAGCTGACGTTTTTGGAAAGAGAGAACAGGGGCAGAAACTGATCAATGTGATTAAGGCAAATCAGGATATTCTTAAAGCTCATCTCGGTATAATTCCGGAAGCTGAACGTGTACGTTGCTACATGGCCCGGTCGAACCTTAAAACATATGGGCGTGGTAAGTACACCAGTGTAATTATGGAACGAGCAGGGGGAGTTAATGTGGCTGCCGCTGAAATCGTAGGATATAAGGAAGTCAGCATGGAAGATGTGCTGCGCTGGAATCCTGAAGTTATTTTCATACAGTGGCGTCATCGCGAAGCTAAGGATCAATTAGTAAATGATCATGCATGGAAAGAAGTTCGCGCAGTTAAAAACAATAAAGTTTATATTTGTCCTGAATATGTGAAACCATGGGGTCATTGTCTTCCTGAGTCAATGGCACTTGGCGAGTTGTGGATGGCAAAGACTCTTTATCCTGAAAAATTTAAAGATGTAGACCTCGATTCAATGGTTCAGTCTTACTATAAAGAATTCTATGGTATCCCTTATAAATAA
- a CDS encoding acetate--CoA ligase family protein, translating to MDSLFTPSSIAVVGASSVSGKIGNTILSNLLSAGFGGRIYPVNTRGGTICGLKACKRISEIGESVDLGVIAIPRDGVLGAFRELLKLGVGSVIVVSAGFKEVDHEGWQLETELARLANEHDVNLLGPNCLGVINSRGGVNASFATGNPKAGSIGFFSQSGALCVAVLDWALGTNVGFSKFVSLGNKAVINEASMLEYLGNDPETKVILGYVENIEDGRQFMEQAVKVSMKKPVLMMKAGTTPAGARAASSHTGAMAGSDKACNAAFSQSGVIRVEKLDELFHLAKAFSVQELPLGPNLGIVTNAGGPGILAADACGESVMRMPTFSPDTIGELQRMLPGYASLYNPVDLLGDADAESYGRAVRVVGHDPAVNSLLVIIAPMFNLDLTSVAKAVVEGMAEVSKPVFCCLMGRKNSAAAREIFAEAGIPVYDFPKQAVRAMDCMHKYAVWKGRPPRTYITPEHDLDAARKVVDNVLKSGRSELVEFQARDIVTAYGLPTPEADLARSGDEAVEIAEQLGYPVVLKIASPEVSHKSDVDGVRLGLKSAEEVKAAFWDITARTQRLRPDAYIAGCLVQQMASPHSRELVVGFRRDKQFGPLLMFGLGGVYVEILKDISFRLAPLSVEDAGDMVREIRSYMLLKGVKGGEPADFDAITDVLIRMSCLASDFPEIYEAEFNPVLVNSEEALVADARMTVVDISAGASQEQDGRE from the coding sequence TTGGATAGTCTGTTCACTCCGTCATCAATTGCCGTTGTAGGCGCTTCATCTGTTTCCGGTAAAATAGGTAATACTATTTTGTCCAACCTGCTTAGTGCAGGCTTTGGTGGCCGTATATATCCGGTTAACACCCGTGGCGGTACCATCTGTGGTTTAAAGGCCTGCAAAAGAATTTCTGAAATCGGAGAGTCTGTAGATCTCGGTGTTATCGCCATTCCCAGAGATGGTGTGCTTGGAGCCTTTCGCGAACTGTTAAAGCTCGGGGTTGGATCGGTCATTGTGGTCAGCGCCGGATTCAAGGAAGTAGATCATGAAGGCTGGCAACTGGAAACCGAACTGGCCCGGCTTGCTAATGAACATGATGTAAATCTGCTTGGTCCCAACTGTCTTGGAGTAATCAATTCCCGTGGCGGGGTTAATGCTTCCTTTGCCACAGGAAATCCTAAAGCCGGAAGTATCGGTTTTTTTTCGCAGTCAGGTGCACTTTGTGTAGCTGTTCTGGACTGGGCTTTGGGAACGAATGTAGGCTTTTCCAAGTTTGTAAGCCTTGGCAACAAGGCTGTCATCAACGAAGCGTCAATGCTTGAGTATCTCGGTAATGACCCGGAAACCAAAGTCATACTCGGGTATGTCGAAAATATTGAGGATGGGCGTCAATTCATGGAGCAGGCTGTAAAGGTCTCCATGAAGAAACCTGTGCTTATGATGAAAGCCGGGACCACCCCTGCCGGGGCCAGGGCGGCATCATCGCATACCGGTGCCATGGCCGGTTCCGACAAGGCCTGCAATGCTGCTTTCAGCCAGTCTGGTGTTATCCGGGTAGAGAAGCTCGATGAATTATTCCATCTGGCAAAGGCCTTCTCTGTGCAGGAGCTTCCACTTGGTCCGAACCTCGGTATTGTGACCAATGCAGGTGGGCCGGGGATTCTGGCCGCAGATGCCTGTGGCGAATCTGTTATGCGCATGCCGACTTTCTCGCCGGACACCATTGGCGAATTGCAGCGTATGCTTCCCGGATATGCTTCATTGTATAATCCGGTGGACCTGCTTGGCGATGCTGATGCAGAAAGTTATGGCCGGGCTGTTCGCGTTGTGGGACACGATCCGGCAGTCAATAGTCTGTTAGTAATCATTGCCCCTATGTTCAATCTTGACTTGACCTCAGTTGCAAAGGCTGTAGTTGAAGGTATGGCCGAGGTCAGCAAACCTGTTTTCTGTTGTCTGATGGGGCGCAAGAACAGTGCTGCGGCCCGGGAGATCTTTGCCGAAGCCGGTATTCCTGTTTACGATTTCCCTAAACAGGCTGTCAGGGCCATGGACTGCATGCATAAATATGCGGTCTGGAAGGGCCGCCCTCCGCGTACTTATATTACTCCGGAACACGATCTGGATGCTGCGCGCAAGGTTGTCGATAATGTTCTCAAGTCAGGACGTTCGGAGCTGGTTGAATTTCAGGCCCGCGACATCGTTACCGCATATGGCTTACCAACTCCGGAGGCCGATCTGGCAAGATCCGGTGATGAGGCGGTGGAAATCGCAGAGCAACTCGGGTATCCGGTTGTACTGAAGATTGCCTCCCCGGAAGTCTCCCATAAATCTGATGTGGATGGTGTCCGGCTGGGACTGAAGTCCGCTGAGGAGGTGAAGGCTGCCTTTTGGGATATAACTGCCCGGACTCAGCGTTTACGGCCGGATGCCTATATCGCAGGGTGTTTGGTCCAGCAGATGGCTTCGCCGCATTCACGTGAACTCGTAGTCGGATTTCGCAGGGATAAACAGTTCGGCCCGTTATTGATGTTTGGACTGGGCGGAGTTTATGTTGAAATTTTGAAGGATATTTCGTTCCGTCTGGCTCCGCTTTCTGTTGAGGATGCCGGCGATATGGTACGTGAAATCCGTTCTTACATGCTTTTGAAAGGAGTCAAGGGAGGCGAACCCGCTGACTTCGATGCAATCACTGATGTTTTGATCAGGATGTCGTGTCTTGCCAGTGATTTCCCTGAAATTTATGAAGCAGAATTCAATCCTGTGCTTGTTAATTCGGAAGAGGCACTCGTTGCTGATGCCAGGATGACAGTTGTTGATATTTCCGCAGGCGCGTCCCAAGAGCAGGACGGGCGTGAATAA
- a CDS encoding DRTGG domain-containing protein, translating into MVGIYIGSTTGYSGKNLLAMSLGLKFRNSGFNVGYMKPVGAVPHMEGDKPGDADAAFIQQVLDLEQDPGKVTPVLVTRDFTIKAFSEDMGDLMPSIVDSYKELSRDKDVMIIGGSGSYLSSGTYCGVSGPDVSRALGAKTILVDRYSSELHYDYVLRVHRELGEDFLGVVFNDVPEHYMDELTSLIIPFLEKRGVKVLGVIPRDPLMGAIKVSDLAERLFGKIISAHAKADRVVENFLIGTMQVENFITHFRRHKNSAVIVGGDRADVQLVALEGSCPCLILTGNLYPNDIILTRSEVLEIPVIVVRDDTYAVAKKMEAIQESYKLRDMIKINHGAGLVNSELDYDYIFEELDL; encoded by the coding sequence ATGGTAGGTATATATATAGGTTCCACTACCGGTTACTCCGGTAAGAACCTTCTGGCCATGTCCCTGGGACTTAAGTTTCGCAACAGCGGATTTAATGTGGGGTACATGAAGCCTGTGGGTGCGGTTCCCCATATGGAAGGGGACAAACCCGGTGATGCGGATGCGGCTTTCATTCAGCAGGTGCTGGATCTTGAGCAGGACCCGGGCAAAGTAACTCCGGTTCTGGTTACCCGCGATTTTACCATCAAGGCATTTTCCGAAGACATGGGCGATCTCATGCCTTCTATCGTAGATTCTTACAAAGAACTCAGTCGGGATAAAGATGTTATGATCATCGGTGGTTCCGGCAGCTATCTAAGTTCCGGAACTTATTGCGGTGTGAGCGGGCCGGACGTTTCCCGCGCGCTGGGTGCGAAGACAATTCTGGTTGACCGCTACAGTAGTGAACTGCATTACGATTATGTTCTCCGTGTTCATCGAGAACTAGGAGAGGATTTTCTTGGTGTTGTTTTTAATGATGTTCCTGAACATTATATGGATGAGCTGACTTCACTCATTATTCCGTTTCTGGAAAAGAGAGGAGTTAAAGTTCTGGGTGTAATTCCCCGTGATCCGCTTATGGGGGCCATCAAGGTCAGTGACCTTGCTGAAAGATTGTTCGGGAAGATTATTTCCGCTCACGCCAAGGCGGACAGGGTTGTTGAAAATTTTCTTATCGGCACGATGCAGGTCGAAAACTTTATTACCCATTTTAGGCGGCACAAGAACTCTGCGGTCATTGTCGGCGGTGATAGGGCTGATGTCCAGCTGGTTGCCCTTGAGGGCAGCTGCCCCTGCTTGATTCTGACCGGTAACTTATATCCAAACGATATAATTCTTACTCGCTCGGAAGTGCTTGAAATTCCTGTTATAGTCGTGCGTGATGATACTTATGCTGTTGCCAAAAAGATGGAAGCAATACAGGAAAGTTATAAACTCAGGGATATGATCAAGATTAATCACGGAGCAGGATTGGTCAACTCCGAGTTAGATTACGACTACATTTTTGAAGAACTGGACCTGTGA
- a CDS encoding iron ABC transporter permease gives MVSLINKSNIQKRRAPGSRFYFLLLAAPAAAMCLGLAWGRYPVELMDILRIFGGKLGIPVNEVSSSVLETVVLKVRLPRILAAMLIGGGLSVSGAAFQGLFRNPLVSPYVLGVASGAGFGAALGIVIWNQPFMIQGCAFLSGICAVSAAWLMSKFYKGSGNMIIVLGGVIVGAFFQSLLSLVKYMADPDDKLPAIVYWLMGSLASITMEDLYTVLLPMLISIMFLMLMRWRLNVLSLGDEEARILGVEAGKLRIGVILGVTVITASAVSVSGIIGWVGLVVPHLARMLVGPDYMKLIPASLALGACYLVLIDGVARNISAAEIPLGILTATVGAPFFAWLLTKGKTGWA, from the coding sequence ATGGTATCCCTTATAAATAAATCCAATATACAAAAACGGCGAGCACCAGGCAGCAGGTTCTATTTCCTGCTTCTGGCTGCTCCGGCTGCGGCAATGTGCCTTGGTCTTGCGTGGGGCAGATATCCAGTAGAGCTTATGGATATTTTGCGCATATTCGGCGGTAAGCTTGGAATTCCTGTGAACGAGGTCTCATCAAGCGTACTGGAGACGGTGGTCCTGAAAGTGCGCCTGCCCAGAATTCTCGCGGCAATGCTTATCGGCGGGGGATTGTCTGTGTCGGGGGCTGCATTTCAAGGCCTTTTTCGCAACCCTCTGGTTTCGCCGTATGTGCTGGGTGTTGCATCCGGGGCCGGGTTCGGAGCTGCTTTAGGAATTGTTATTTGGAACCAGCCTTTCATGATCCAAGGGTGCGCGTTTTTGTCTGGCATATGTGCTGTTTCTGCTGCATGGCTGATGAGTAAATTTTACAAAGGCAGCGGCAATATGATCATTGTGCTTGGCGGAGTTATTGTAGGAGCTTTTTTTCAGTCCCTGCTCTCTCTTGTAAAGTATATGGCTGATCCTGATGATAAGCTCCCGGCAATTGTTTACTGGCTTATGGGGTCATTGGCCTCAATTACAATGGAGGATCTTTATACAGTTCTCTTGCCCATGCTGATCAGCATTATGTTTCTCATGCTTATGCGTTGGCGGCTTAATGTTTTGTCATTGGGGGATGAGGAAGCCAGAATACTCGGAGTTGAAGCCGGAAAGTTGCGTATCGGGGTGATTCTTGGCGTTACGGTGATTACTGCCAGTGCTGTTTCAGTTAGCGGGATTATAGGATGGGTAGGACTGGTTGTTCCGCATCTTGCCAGAATGCTGGTCGGACCTGATTATATGAAGCTCATTCCTGCAAGTCTTGCTCTGGGAGCCTGCTACCTTGTTCTTATTGATGGTGTTGCCAGAAATATAAGTGCTGCGGAGATTCCTTTGGGGATTCTGACCGCAACGGTAGGAGCACCATTTTTCGCATGGCTTCTGACTAAGGGGAAAACAGGATGGGCATAG
- a CDS encoding acidic tetraheme cytochrome c3 TmcA has translation MIKRVFSIAVIAACVLLYMVPAFCQEDITSLLDPAFPKHERPAAVFAHDAHNEMAGIEDCAVCHHVWEDGKIVEGESSEDQKCSDCHAVKPETGKTGLRNAYHKLCSDCHVKEDKGPVSCAGCHPKNGAAPAAH, from the coding sequence ATGATTAAAAGAGTATTCTCTATTGCGGTCATTGCCGCTTGTGTCTTGCTCTACATGGTTCCCGCGTTCTGTCAGGAAGATATCACTTCCTTGCTGGACCCGGCTTTCCCTAAGCATGAAAGACCTGCTGCTGTGTTCGCACATGACGCACATAATGAAATGGCTGGAATTGAAGATTGCGCGGTATGCCATCACGTCTGGGAAGACGGAAAGATCGTTGAAGGCGAGTCTTCCGAAGACCAGAAGTGCTCTGATTGCCACGCAGTTAAACCAGAAACAGGCAAAACAGGTCTGCGCAATGCTTACCATAAGCTTTGCTCTGACTGCCATGTAAAAGAAGACAAGGGTCCCGTATCCTGTGCTGGTTGCCACCCCAAAAACGGTGCAGCCCCAGCAGCTCACTAG
- a CDS encoding ABC transporter ATP-binding protein, translating into MGIVLSVSDLSFSYEQGEPVWSGISLDVHAGEVLSILGPNGTGKSTLMRCMAGLAVPDFGYVELDGCHIHEMSRKKAALAIAFVPQMHTPVFAFSAIDVVVMGRTAHLGAFASPSAHDYEVSLQAMASFGIADLAEKPYNKTSGGERQLILFARAIAQEARILLLDEPTSHLDFGNQLRTLEIISNLANRGLAVVMTTHFPDHALRYSKRTALISGGSLQGFGLTESVVTPESLTSLYGLEVEINTFKCGSRVCLARP; encoded by the coding sequence ATGGGCATAGTTCTGTCAGTTTCTGATTTGAGCTTTTCATATGAACAGGGTGAGCCTGTCTGGTCTGGCATAAGTCTTGATGTTCACGCAGGGGAGGTTCTTTCCATTTTAGGGCCTAATGGAACCGGTAAATCAACACTTATGCGTTGTATGGCCGGGCTGGCTGTTCCTGATTTCGGGTATGTAGAGCTGGACGGATGTCATATTCATGAAATGAGCCGTAAAAAAGCAGCCTTGGCGATAGCCTTTGTGCCGCAAATGCACACCCCTGTTTTTGCATTTTCTGCAATAGATGTAGTTGTCATGGGGCGAACTGCTCATTTGGGGGCTTTTGCCTCACCTTCAGCGCATGATTATGAAGTTTCGTTACAAGCAATGGCTTCTTTTGGTATAGCTGATCTGGCTGAAAAGCCTTATAACAAGACCAGCGGTGGAGAGAGACAGTTGATTTTGTTTGCCAGGGCCATAGCGCAGGAAGCACGGATTCTTTTATTGGATGAGCCTACATCTCATCTGGATTTCGGTAATCAGCTCAGAACGTTGGAGATTATAAGTAATCTTGCAAATCGGGGTTTGGCAGTGGTGATGACAACCCATTTTCCTGACCATGCTCTTAGATATAGTAAAAGGACAGCATTGATTTCGGGGGGCAGTTTGCAGGGCTTCGGTCTGACGGAGTCAGTTGTTACTCCGGAATCATTGACAAGTCTGTATGGTCTTGAAGTAGAGATAAATACATTTAAATGTGGAAGCAGAGTTTGTTTGGCAAGACCTTGA
- a CDS encoding substrate-binding domain-containing protein produces the protein MKWDVKVYAAGSLRKVLPVMFEKAGLVAEIEFGPSGVLKDRIINGENVDLFVSANMQHAYSLAGSGLSNDPLAFTQNELCLFGRKQVLKSGDALGSMLDSRYKLGTSTPIDDPGGDYAFAVFDKADAVDRGASDKLRKKALTLVGGKSSNIKSGSHSPVYVLFKENLVDMFLGYRTTAKDLLSRIDGLVIVDLPESLKVRAEYGAVVVNNSVKGQQALNLLMTPQIRETLVEYGFSN, from the coding sequence ATGAAGTGGGACGTGAAAGTTTATGCAGCAGGAAGTTTGCGTAAAGTGTTACCTGTAATGTTTGAAAAAGCGGGTCTTGTTGCTGAGATAGAGTTTGGACCTTCCGGAGTTTTAAAAGATAGAATTATAAACGGGGAGAATGTTGATCTGTTTGTATCTGCAAACATGCAACATGCATATAGTCTTGCTGGATCAGGGCTGAGCAATGATCCTTTAGCTTTTACTCAGAATGAATTGTGCCTGTTCGGTAGAAAGCAGGTTTTGAAGAGTGGAGATGCTCTTGGTTCAATGCTTGATTCTCGGTACAAGCTTGGAACTTCTACTCCAATTGACGATCCCGGTGGCGACTATGCATTTGCCGTGTTTGATAAGGCTGATGCAGTAGACCGTGGAGCCAGTGATAAGCTTAGGAAGAAAGCTTTAACCCTTGTAGGCGGAAAGAGCAGCAACATAAAGAGTGGAAGTCATTCCCCGGTGTATGTCCTTTTTAAAGAGAACCTTGTGGATATGTTTCTTGGTTATAGAACTACTGCAAAGGATTTGTTGTCACGCATAGACGGCCTGGTCATTGTTGATTTGCCGGAGTCGTTGAAGGTCAGAGCTGAGTATGGGGCTGTTGTTGTGAACAACAGTGTTAAAGGACAACAGGCGTTAAACCTTCTAATGACCCCGCAGATAAGGGAAACCCTTGTTGAGTATGGCTTTTCGAATTGA
- a CDS encoding electron transfer complex subunit TmcD, with the protein MPDASTWDWNPGRREVQDTGSWSDKFEWVEEFHASPDGEKVGAVVNKGELEFTACVNGEIWEEAYDRIFYPKFAPDGRFTGIAQQMGEWTLSVDGEHWPENYGYIWKTMFGPEGSIICAVQQDTEYGMGVDGVLWDNFFENANSFTAGSDGKSTAAVVQVTSMPQADIETFQKGIFSVAVNGTAWDSVFMNCYTPVFDAKSEKVACQVRKTLYDYTIAVDGKIWQREYQCVWAPSFNPVTGALVAPVRLGGKWGMAQDGELIWKNEMANCWHQQFSADGEKLWAIVAPTFGSFTVAVDGRPWSITAPVVIDLAVSPDGNRAAALGKDKNDYTVMCDGKVWPGVFPMAWKPVFSPDSTKVAAKVEKNGRYTIVLDGKPYGQDFDQCWEPVFSPDSSKILIRAIDAGKYVRIVADVSEF; encoded by the coding sequence ATGCCCGATGCGTCCACGTGGGATTGGAATCCCGGTAGGCGAGAGGTCCAGGATACAGGATCTTGGTCCGATAAATTTGAGTGGGTGGAAGAATTCCATGCCAGCCCTGACGGTGAAAAGGTCGGAGCGGTTGTTAATAAAGGCGAATTGGAATTCACAGCTTGCGTTAACGGTGAAATTTGGGAAGAAGCATACGACAGGATATTCTACCCCAAATTCGCACCTGACGGCAGGTTCACTGGTATTGCCCAGCAGATGGGTGAATGGACTCTGTCTGTAGACGGCGAACACTGGCCGGAAAACTACGGCTACATCTGGAAGACTATGTTCGGCCCTGAAGGTTCCATTATCTGTGCTGTGCAGCAGGATACGGAATACGGAATGGGTGTGGATGGTGTCCTCTGGGATAACTTTTTTGAGAACGCGAACAGTTTCACCGCAGGAAGTGATGGAAAATCCACTGCTGCTGTAGTTCAGGTGACCTCTATGCCTCAGGCTGATATTGAAACCTTTCAGAAAGGTATCTTCTCTGTCGCTGTGAACGGTACTGCCTGGGATAGCGTTTTTATGAACTGTTACACTCCGGTATTTGATGCCAAGAGTGAAAAGGTTGCCTGTCAGGTTAGAAAAACTCTCTATGATTACACCATCGCAGTTGATGGAAAAATCTGGCAGCGTGAATACCAGTGTGTCTGGGCTCCCAGCTTCAACCCTGTAACCGGTGCTCTTGTAGCTCCTGTTCGTCTGGGTGGGAAATGGGGTATGGCTCAGGATGGCGAATTGATCTGGAAGAACGAGATGGCCAACTGCTGGCATCAGCAGTTCAGCGCAGATGGCGAAAAGCTCTGGGCTATTGTGGCACCTACTTTCGGTTCTTTTACCGTTGCAGTTGATGGTCGTCCCTGGTCTATTACTGCTCCGGTGGTTATTGATCTGGCAGTAAGTCCCGACGGTAATCGTGCCGCAGCACTTGGCAAAGACAAAAACGACTACACTGTTATGTGTGACGGTAAGGTCTGGCCCGGTGTGTTCCCAATGGCATGGAAACCAGTCTTCAGCCCCGACAGCACAAAGGTTGCTGCCAAGGTTGAAAAAAATGGACGTTACACTATCGTTCTCGATGGCAAGCCATACGGCCAAGACTTTGATCAGTGTTGGGAACCTGTTTTCAGTCCTGACAGCTCCAAGATCCTTATTCGTGCCATTGACGCTGGAAAGTATGTCCGCATCGTCGCCGATGTAAGCGAATTCTAA
- a CDS encoding TmcC family electron transfer complex membrane anchor subunit: MNSAYAFVVGPLAWFAWGVFILGSIYRIVSMYKLAKAKDISSLHYMSLKWGFRSIMAWINPTKALGWQRNPWTAMMTFVFHICLVIVPLFLLGHVVLWDQFFGISWPTLPDNIADIMAILVVVCCIYFGARRFLQKDVAYLTTGKDWIALAVPGLVFLTGVLAYHEIGDAKVMLILHILCGELMLISIPFTRLSHMLFGLFTRAYIGSEFGGVRRCKDW; this comes from the coding sequence ATGAATAGTGCTTATGCTTTCGTTGTCGGTCCTCTGGCGTGGTTCGCCTGGGGCGTATTTATTCTCGGCTCTATCTACAGAATCGTTTCCATGTACAAGCTCGCAAAGGCAAAGGATATTTCGTCCCTGCATTACATGAGCCTTAAATGGGGATTCCGTTCCATAATGGCATGGATTAATCCTACTAAAGCACTTGGTTGGCAGCGCAATCCCTGGACTGCGATGATGACCTTTGTTTTCCATATTTGTCTTGTCATTGTACCTCTGTTCCTTTTGGGGCATGTGGTTCTTTGGGATCAGTTCTTCGGCATCAGCTGGCCGACTCTCCCGGATAATATTGCTGATATCATGGCAATCCTGGTTGTTGTCTGCTGCATATATTTCGGCGCCCGCCGTTTTCTGCAGAAAGACGTTGCATACCTGACCACCGGTAAAGACTGGATAGCTCTGGCTGTTCCCGGTCTTGTTTTTCTGACCGGCGTACTGGCTTACCATGAAATAGGTGATGCCAAGGTCATGCTTATTCTGCATATTCTCTGTGGTGAACTTATGCTCATCAGCATTCCTTTCACCCGTTTGAGCCACATGCTGTTCGGCCTGTTCACAAGAGCCTATATTGGTTCCGAGTTCGGCGGTGTCCGTCGCTGTAAGGACTGGTAA
- a CDS encoding electron transfer complex ferredoxin TmcB, with product MTFDRKIEDVGLERGVSRLTPERIENTLKQVIEGEAGAKLKLYAETCMRCGMCSEACHYYMSQEKDPKYSPAGKVHQTLGKILRKNYKLTADEVYEMAQISYTECNLCRRCIHFCPLGIDTGYIMSMVRRMCHKLGVTPQYIQDTAHSHSATMNQMWLKDDEWPDTLQWQEDEARDEMPNLRIPLDKEGADIYYSVIAPEPKFRTQLIYQAAYIFNEAGVDFTMPTEPGWDNSDMCMFTGDFEMMGRLKKRHFESALDLKCKRIVMGECGHAFRSIYDQGNRWDAWEMYPIEVVHSIEFFWELFEAGKIKLREKFKEPITVHDPCNVIRGRGLMEQSRKLAHAICENVVEMTPNLEHNYCCAAGGGVINCGPPFKNVRMKGNKIKAEQLKATGVKTILAPCHNCHGGLEDLVHYYELGMEIKFFGDLIYDLMEKPEA from the coding sequence ATGACATTCGACAGGAAAATCGAAGACGTTGGACTCGAGCGGGGGGTTTCCCGCCTGACTCCTGAACGTATCGAAAATACTCTTAAGCAGGTTATCGAAGGAGAAGCCGGCGCAAAACTCAAGCTTTATGCTGAGACTTGTATGCGTTGCGGTATGTGCTCCGAAGCCTGCCATTACTATATGTCCCAAGAGAAGGACCCCAAGTATTCTCCTGCTGGTAAAGTTCACCAGACATTGGGCAAGATTCTGCGCAAGAACTACAAGCTGACCGCAGACGAAGTGTATGAGATGGCGCAGATTTCTTACACCGAGTGTAACCTCTGCCGTCGCTGTATTCATTTCTGTCCGCTGGGAATCGACACTGGGTATATTATGAGTATGGTACGCCGTATGTGCCATAAGCTCGGCGTAACCCCACAGTATATTCAGGATACCGCACATTCTCATTCCGCCACCATGAACCAGATGTGGCTCAAAGATGATGAATGGCCGGATACTTTGCAGTGGCAGGAAGATGAAGCCCGTGATGAAATGCCTAACCTGCGCATTCCTCTCGATAAAGAAGGCGCTGATATCTACTATTCAGTTATCGCTCCGGAGCCGAAATTCCGTACCCAGCTGATTTATCAGGCTGCATACATTTTCAATGAAGCCGGGGTTGATTTCACCATGCCCACAGAACCGGGCTGGGATAACTCTGACATGTGTATGTTTACCGGTGACTTTGAAATGATGGGCCGCCTTAAAAAGCGTCACTTTGAATCCGCTTTGGATCTCAAATGTAAACGCATCGTAATGGGTGAGTGCGGTCACGCATTCCGCTCCATCTATGATCAGGGTAACCGTTGGGACGCATGGGAAATGTACCCCATTGAAGTTGTTCACTCCATTGAATTTTTCTGGGAGCTTTTTGAAGCTGGAAAAATCAAACTGCGTGAAAAATTCAAGGAACCCATCACTGTTCATGACCCATGTAACGTTATCCGCGGTCGTGGTCTGATGGAACAGTCCCGCAAGCTTGCACATGCAATTTGTGAGAACGTTGTTGAAATGACTCCCAACCTTGAGCACAACTACTGCTGTGCTGCTGGTGGTGGTGTTATTAACTGTGGTCCTCCTTTTAAAAACGTCCGTATGAAGGGTAACAAGATCAAAGCCGAGCAGCTTAAGGCAACTGGCGTGAAAACAATTCTCGCTCCTTGCCACAACTGCCATGGTGGACTCGAAGATCTCGTTCATTATTATGAACTGGGTATGGAGATTAAGTTCTTCGGTGATCTGATCTATGACCTCATGGAAAAGCCGGAAGCGTAG